DNA sequence from the Methanofollis formosanus genome:
TTCAGGACCGAAGATGAGGTTTTTGCGGCGCTTGGGATGAGTCCGGTCCCGCCGGAACTGCGTGAGGACCGGGGAGAGGTGGAACTGGCCCTCGAAGGGGCTCTTCCTTCCCTCGTGGACGTGCAGGAGGTCAGGGGCGACCTCCATGTCCACTCAGATTGGAGCGACGGCTCGATGAGCCTGGAGGAGATCGCCGCCGCCGGGGAGGCGAGGGGCTACGAGTATGTCCTGGTCAGCGACCACTCGGCAAGCCTCGGGATCGCCCGCGGCCTCGACGCCCCGGGGCTTGCACGGCAACAGGCGGCGATCGAGCAGGTGAACCGCACTGCAGGGTGCACGCTCCTTGCCGGGGTGGAGGTGGACATCATTGCCGACGGGAGGCTCGGCCTCCCCGACGAGGCGTTGGAGGGCTGTGACCTGGTCATCGCATCGGTCCACTCGGCCTTCGGCCAGGACGAAGACGTGATGACCCGGCGGGTGATCGCCGCCATCGAGAACCGCCGCGTCGATATCATCGGCCATCCGACCGGGCGGATCATCGGCCGGCGGCCGCCGGTGGCCGTCGACATGGAGCGAGTCATCGGCGCCGCAGCCGAAAACAGAACGGCCCTGGAGATCAACGCCTCCCCCGGCCGCCTGGATCTGGATGATATTTATATTAAGCAGGCCCATGAAAGGGGCGTGAGACTTGCAATCGGAACAGATGCCCACGCCCCCTCTGAACTCGCGAATATCAGATATGGTCTCGCCCTCGCACGCCGGGGGTGGTGCGGGCCCGGCGACATTCTCAATACCCGGTCACTTGCGGACCTGACGGGGCGGCACGGATGATCCACTGGCTCTACGAGCGGCTCCTCCTCAGGAACCTGGATAAACTCCCTCACCATGTCTGTTTCATGATCACCGGCGAGGACATGATCGAAGCGCCCCGCCAGATCGTCGAGACGACGGAGTGGTGCCGGGAGGTCGGGCTCAGCGGGGCGACCTTCCATATCTCGACCGATCGGCCGGACGAGATCAGGGCATGTCTCCCGGCGATCCGGAAGGTCGGAGACATCGCCAGCCTCAACCTCTACTATGCCGAGAACGTCGAGACGGCCGGCGAGGGGATGGAGGTGACCGTTGCCGTCGGAAAGAGCGGCCGGGAGGAGATCGCCGCATGTATCAGAAAGATCGCCGAAGAAGGGGTCGACCCTGCGGAGATCGACGAGGAGACGATCGAGCGCCACCTCACCTTCAGGTGCATGCCCGACCTGGTGATCAAGACCGGCGGCAACTATCTCACCGACTTTCTCATCTGGCAGTCCGTCTACTCTGAACTCTTTTTCCTTGATGTGAACTGGAAGTGGTTCAGGAAAGTCGACTTTCTCAGGGCCCTCAGGGACTACCAGTCCAGGGCGCGTCGGTTCGGGACCTGAACAGGGCGCGGGGCGGCAGGGTTGCCGGGGGGTGCCCCGGATCCCCGGGATGGCGATTGGGCCGGAAAGGCAAAATCGGGCCCTGTAGAAAGCATCCCCCTTTTCATCATCTCAACCCCCCTGTGAACCGCGAATCCATCGCCTTCCTTCATGCTCACGCCGGGGACGTTGCCCCTGGACCCCCACGACGAAGATAGGGGTGGGGCGGCAGCACGCTCTTGAACGAAACCGTACTTCAGAGCCTTCATTCCCCTCACCTGTCAGGGCCAGGGGAGTTTTGGGATGACCTCCATGAAAATGATCCCGAAGATTATCTCTCCGGGTTTGCATGAGAATGTGCACTCACCAGATCTCTTTGAAGATGATACACAGATGATAGAACATTCTTCAGAGTGATCGGCCGCCTCCAATCGTTGAATCTTCACCGTCGTCTCGCGCCGGGGGGCGTTGCCCCCGAACCCCCCCCACGGCGAGGATAGGCAGGGGCGGCGGTTGAACGAAGTCTCCACCGATTCTTCTGTCTTGAAAAGAGAGAGAAAACAAGCGACGGAAAATGTTCATCCCGTGTGCTTGAGGCGTGCTTTCACCTCATGAGCAATTCTACACGGTGTGCGCCCCATAAATTGCCCCTCGATTTGGGCTTCTCTTCCGCCCTTTTCAGGGGCGTACCTGGAGTTCATGGCCCCATCATATTACCTTGGGTCATACCGACGCTCAGCGGCCCTTGAGAGGCCCGGTTTCTTCCATGCATTGAGGTAAATACGGTCTCTATGCCTATATCCCCAAAGACGCCCGATACGGGCCCGGATCGGGGGGTCTGTCCCGGGATCCGGCGGCGATATGGCCGTATTTGGGGGAGAGCCGTCGTAACGGGAAGGCAAGGAGATGAGCGTGAAGAAGGGAGTGCTGTCCTCGCCGATCCTCATTAAAGGAGAGTCCGGGGGAAGGGCGGACCCGTCGCGGTCTGCAGGGAACCAAATCCATAAGACTGGAAACCCCAAACAATGTAGGTATGAGTTCTTCCGTCCGGGAAGACTGTCTTGAGGCGATCCTGACCCTGGTGCAGGAGCACGAGCGCCCGGTCAGCGCCATGGAGATCGGCGAAGCGGTGGAGGCAACCGCGTCCGAGGTCACGACATCGGTCCAGGCGCTGGTCGAGGAAGGGTGCCTCAGGGGTGAGGACGGAGGATATCTGCTGACGCCTCGGGGGAGAAGTGCAGCAGAGGCTGTTTTAAGGAAGCACCGCGTGCTCGAGTGTTTCCTGCATGAGATGCTCGGGATGGACGAGAACACCGCCTCGAAAGAGGCCTGCATCCTTGAACATACCGTCTCGGACGAAGCCATCGATCGGCTCTCCAGTTATATGGGGAACCCTCGCAGCCGGGCACGGGGACGGGGAGGGCTGCGGCGACATGGCGCTCCCCCGGCCGACTGCCCGATGGATCCCATCCACAACGGCCACCGCCCGCTCCTGGACTTTTCCGAAGGGGCGACGGTGAAGGTCGCGATGATCCGGTGCATCGGCCGGAACCGTCGGCTCATCGACCTCGGGATCCTTCCGGGCAGAGAGATCACGATCCGGCGCAAGCTCCATAACAACGCCCTGGTGGTCGGCGTGATGGGTGCCGACATCGCACTCTCTCCAGAGATCGCATCGATCATCTTTGTGGAGAGGACTTGATGAGGTGCGCGCTTGTCGGGAACCCGAGCGTCGGCAAGTCGCTCATCTTCAACCAGCTCACCGGCCTCGGCGTCGAGGTGAGCAACTATCCTGGCACGACCGTCGAGTTGATGCAGGGGACGCTCTGTTACCAGCGTTCCTCGATTGAGGTCGTCGACCTCCCTGGCATCTATTCTCTGGACGGCGATTCGGCCGAAGAGGAACTGGTCCGGACGTACCTGATGACCGATGCGCCGGAAGTCATCGTTGCAGTCCTCGACGCCACCCGGCTTGAGCGCAACCTCTACCTTCTCCTCCAGGTGGCCGAGTATGGGATCCCGACCGTCGTCGTCCTGAATATGATCGACGAAGCGGCGGCCCAGGGGATCGCCATCGACCGCGAACGCCTCGCCGAACTCCTCGGCCTGCCGGTGATCGAGACCGCCGCCTCCCAGGGACAGAATATCGGCGAGATCATCCCGGCGGTCCTGACCGCGACGAAGACCGCGACGCTCTCGGTCCCGTACAACCCCCAGGTCGAGGCCGGGATCAGGAGTCTGGAGAAACTCTATGGTGCCTCCAGGCTCCGGGCTCTCCAGGCCCTGCAGGGGATCGGCGACGATGCCGAACTCCTCGAAGGGGCCCAGACGATCGCGGAAGAGATCGAGGCCAGGAATCATATGGCCCCCCACCAGATCGTCGCCGCCAACCGCTATCTCTGTGCCCGGCGGATCATCGAGGCCGTCATCGGTGCCCAGGAACCGGACCACCGGTTCTCTCTTGACCGCCTCCTGACCCGGGCCTTCCCCGGTATCCCGATCCTCGCGCTGGTCCTCCTCTCGATGCTGGTCACCGTCTTCATCGCCGGCTCGTTTCTCGAAGAACTGATCGTCGAGAACTTCAACCTCTATATCATCGAACCCTTCCTGGCCCTCTCCCTCCATCCGCTTGCCGAGACCCTCGGTCACGCCGCGCTCCTTGCGGTGGTGGCAGGGCTCGGGATCGCCTTCCCGTTCGTCTTCATCTTCTACATCCTCCTCTCGATCATCGAAGACACCGGCTATATGACCCGGGCCGCCTTCCTCGCCGACCGCTCAATGCATCACCTCGGCCTCCACGGCGGGGCCCTCATCCCGATGGTGATGGCGTTCGGGTGCAATGTCCCTGCCGTCATGGCGACCGGGCAGATGCGGAGCGGCAGGGAACGGACCATCGCCGCCTTCCTCATCACGATGGTCCCCTGCTCGGCCAGAACGGTGATCATCGCCGGGATCGTCGCTGCGTTTGTGGGGATCGGCGCGGCCCTCTCGGTGTACCTCATCGTCCTCGCTCTCATCCTGCTCACCGGGTATGTCATTGCCAGGTACGTTCCCGGAGGACAGTACGGCATGATCCTGGAGATGGCCCCCCTGCGCCGCCCTGACCCGGTCCTGGTGCTACGCAAGTCATGGGAACGGATCAAGGAGTTTCTCTTCATCGCCATGCCGCTCCTTCTGGTCGGCAGCGTCGTCCTGGGCGCGCTGGACTATTTCGGCTACGTGGAAGCCTTTTCCCGGGCGGTCGCCCCTATCTCCGAAGGGCTGCTCGGCCTCCCCGCCTACGCCTCCACCGCCCTCCTCTTCGGGATCCTCAGGAAGGAGATGGCCTTCGAGACCCTCGCCGTCCTGGCCGGGACCACCGACCTTGGATCGGCGATGACCGCGGTCCAGCTCTACACCTTCGCCGTGATCAGCGTTCTCTTCGTTCCCTGCATATCCACCATCGCCGTCCTCCTCAAACAGGTGGGGACAAAGATCACGCTTGCCGTTTCGGCATACACGATCATGCTCGGTTTTTTGGTGGGCGGGATCATACACCTGATCACAGGTATGGTCTGATATGGATCCGTTCAAGACAGGCATCCAGGCGATCGACGAGACCACAGGAGGGATCCCTCCGGCTTCCAATCTGCTTCTTCTTGCTCCTCCCTTTGCCGGTGCCGATCGTCTGGCATATCATCTGGCCCAGCCCGGAGAGAGCGACTATACGGTCGTCATCTCTGCCGACGGCGATGCGCTGGATGTCGAGGATTCATTCGATCTCTCTGAAGAGGAACGCCGCCGCCTCTGGATCATCGACTGCATCACCAGGACGATGGAGCCCACCGCTACCGACAGCGACCGGGTGAAGTACGTGGCGAGTCCGGTGGACCTGACTGGCATGGGGATCAAGTTCACCAGGATCCTGGAGGAGATCAAGGCTGAAGAAGCGGCCGGGGGCACCGGCGGGGTGCCGCGGGTGCGGTTCTGTGTCAACTCTCTCTCGAGTTTTCTCATCTATTCAAAACTCGAGGCGATTTACCGGTTCTTCCATATTCTCTCCGCCAGGGTCAGGCGGATGAACGGGTTTGCCGTCTATCTGCTCAACCCCACCGCGGTCGACGAGAAGACCATCTCGACCCTTGAACAGTTGATGAACGGGGTCATCGAGGTCTCGGCTGATGACCGCGGCGACGGGGTGAGATCGCTGGACCTCAGGACGAAGGGTGGTGTCGTCGTTCGGGACGTCCGCTACCACATTGCAGGAAACGAACTTGTGGTGGAACCATGATCCGGACCGGTATCCTTGCGTTCGACAGAATGATCGGGGGGGGCGTACCGAAGGGAAAAGGGGCCCTCTTCTCGCTGGGGCTTGGGGTGGAAGGGCAGCAGTTTCTCTTCAGCGCCCTCAAGAGCGCCAGGCGGCAGGAACGACGTTGCCTGGTGGTGGTTCCCCACGCTACCAGAGATGCGTTCCTTGCCGGGTTTGCCGGGACACCGTACCGTGTCGAGGCGGGAACGGGGATCGAGTTCTTTGACGCTTCGGTCTTCGAGGAGATCGACGCCGGACGCGCCGCCACCCCGGAGAGCGAGGCCGGGATCTGGGAGGAACGGGTCGATACGGTGTTGGAGGAGCATGCCATCGACGCGGTCTTCCTGTACTCCAACCGTCTCTGTGACGCTCTCGGGACATGCCGGGCCCTCCGGCTCTTTGTCGATCTTTGCGCAGCGCGAGGCGTGACACTCTTTGTGGAGTATCTCAACCTCTATGACGACCGCCATCTCGAGGAGATCAGGGCCACCGTCCCCTTCGACCTGGTGGTGACGGCCGGCGAGGGGTTCGGGAACCATATGTTCCTGAACTATTTCAGGGTGGAACAGGTATCATGGATGGATATCCCGTCCCGTCCTCTCCCCTTCGTGGTCCATGAAGACGGCCGTCTCGTCCCTCAGATCCCGAAGATCGTCGTCACCGGGCCGATGGACGCCGGCAAGACCACCTTCATCAGGACAGTCTCGAAGATGTGGGTCTCCTCGGATCATGAAGGGCTTTCAGGCACCCCGACGACGGTCGCGATGGACTTTGGAAATCCTGCGGTTACCTGCAGTGGTTTTGAGATCAATCTCTTCGGCACGCCCGGACAGGAACACTTCGGGCCGATCATCAGGCACCTGCTCACCAATGCGACGGGGGTGGTCTTCATGGTGGACGGTTCCAGCGCCAGGGGCCTCGATGGGGCGCAGGGGATGCTGGCGCATGTGCTGGCCCTGGACGTCCCCTTTGTCGTGGGTGTGAATCGAAAGGACCGCCCCGGGGAGATCGGCGAAGAAGTGGTGCGGGAGAGGATCGGGATCCCTGAAGGGGTGCCGGTCATCTCGTTCTCGGCCCGGAAGCGGGACGAGGCGACGGCGGTGGTCGACGCCCTCGTGGGACTGATCGTCCACGGACAATCTACGGAGTGAACGAGTGATGCTGACATTTATCGGACTTGGTCTCTTTGATGAGAACGACGTATCGGTCAAGGGGCTGGAGCGGATCCGGCGGGCCGACCATGTGTTTCTTGAATGCTATACCTCGGTCCTGACCGGGACGACCATTGAACGGATGGAGGAGTTCTTCGGGAAGGAAGTGAAGACGCTTGGCCGGGACGACGTCGAGGGGCATCCTGAAGATTTTCTCGGGCTTGCAAAAGATTCGGACGTGGCGTTTCTCACCGCGGGCGATCCCATGGTCTCGACGACCCATATCGACCTGCGGATCAGGGCCGCGGGCATGGGGGTCAGGACGGAGATCATCCATGGAGCCTCGATCGTGAGTGCGGTCTGCGGCCTTACCGGTTTGCAGAACTACCGGTTCGGGAAGTCGTGCTCTCTTCCGTTCCCGTATGGGAAATGGGCGCCGAAGACTCCGATCGAGGTGATCGAGCACAACATGGCCGAGAACCTGCACACTCTCGTCTATCTGGACATCCAGCCTGACCGGTACATGCGGGTTCCTGAAGCGGTGGCGCTCCTCGAGGAGATGGCCGCCGAACGCGGTCTCTCGGTCCCGGTCTATGTGGGGGTGGCCAGGGCCGGGTCGGCCGAACCGATGGTCGCGGCCGGGACCGCCGGCGACCTGGCGACCGTGGACTTCGGCGGGCCGCTTCATATTCTTGTCGTGCCCGCCGACCTGCACCATATGGAACGGGAATATCTTGAGACCTTTGCCGGCCTATGACACTGCCGCTCCGCGACGCCCTTGCCGCCGATCTCTCCGCGGTCGCTCCCGCTCCTCCGGAGGGTTCGGCCCTTGCAGGGGTCTGTGCCTGTGTCCTGCGGATGGTCTCGTCCTATCTCTCTGACGGGACGGTCTTTGCCGATGGGGGCGATCTGGTCAATGCCCATGCCAGTTTTGCCTATGCCTACGGGTGGCTGGACGCCGGCGCCTTCCTCGGGCTCTATCATGGCAGGACGGTTCCGGGCGACTATGACCTCTCCGCCTCGACCGGCCCGGACCTCCGCGCCCATCTGGAGGAGAAGACGGCCCGGTACGAACGGCTCCTGGCCGAGGCGACCGCGTCGGTCTCCCCGGCACCCGATCCCGAGACCCCGATGTACCGGGCGGCATGCCGGATCGCCGATGAGGGCCGGGCCGCGCTGGTACGGGGACAGGAGTGTGCCGCCGACCTGCAGCTGGAAGAGGCGCTCGGCTGGTATTCGTACGGCTACGGCTGGCTTGACGCCGGGGTTCAGGCCGGAGTTTTTGGAATTGTGGGGAGACGGGATATTTTTACGGTCTGAATAGGCTTTTTCCCCATTTTTTCGAGAGAATATATTCATATCTCCTCTTCTTCCTATTCCCGATACTCAAAGGGTTTATACTATGGTCCATAACCTTAGTGGAACAGAACGCACCCGGTCCTCCGCCGGGTGCAAGGGTGCCAGATGAAGAGATCGCAGTGGAAGTGGCTTGCCGTTTCGCTTGGGTTCAGCAGTATCGTACTCATTCTGGTTCTCTACTTCACCTTTGACGAGAGGACACTGACCTATCTCTCCAGGCTCAACCCCTGGTATCTCGCCCTTGCTCTGGTTGCCCACATCGCGGCCCTCGGGATCTGGGCACTCAGGATGAAACTCCTCTCCCGTTCGCTTGGATATCGGGTCGGATTGTTCGGATGTCTCAACGCCGTCTTCGCAAACCTGCTCATTGCGGGGATTACCCCCTCACAGGCAGGCGGCGAACCGGTGCGTGTTCACGAACTCTACCGTTCAGGCGTCAAACTTGGCGATGCCACGGCGGTGGTGATCATGGAACGGATCCTGGACGCTGTGGTGCTGGTGGCCATCAGCATTGTCTCGATGGTCCTGCTGGGCCAGCAGTGGCAGAGTATCGGTTCGGGCCAGGCAGGTCTGATCTATGCGTCGTGGGTGCTCATCGCCGCCTTTGTCCTGCTCCTGCTCTATCTGTTCAGAAACCCCCATGTGCTGAAGGAGTGGCTGAAGAGGATCTCGCTCTGGCTTGATAAGAGGAAGAGAAAACGGAATGCCGAAAAACTGGCCGCGTTTCTTGGCAAGATCGACAGCGAGGTCGACAACTTCCACGGGAGTCTGGGCATGTTTGTCAGCCGCGGGAAGTTCGGGCTTTTCCTGGGGATGGTCTGCACCGCACTCTTCTGGATCATCGAGTTCGTCATCGCCTCGGTCATCCTGATGGGTCTGGGGGAGCAGCCGTACTTTGTGGAATCGTTCATCGCCCAGATCCTCATCGCCCTCCTGATGATGATCCCGCTCACGCCCGGTGGATCGGGGATTGCGGAGGTGAGCGCCACCTCGATCTACG
Encoded proteins:
- a CDS encoding undecaprenyl diphosphate synthase family protein, producing the protein MIHWLYERLLLRNLDKLPHHVCFMITGEDMIEAPRQIVETTEWCREVGLSGATFHISTDRPDEIRACLPAIRKVGDIASLNLYYAENVETAGEGMEVTVAVGKSGREEIAACIRKIAEEGVDPAEIDEETIERHLTFRCMPDLVIKTGGNYLTDFLIWQSVYSELFFLDVNWKWFRKVDFLRALRDYQSRARRFGT
- a CDS encoding metal-dependent transcriptional regulator, which translates into the protein MSSSVREDCLEAILTLVQEHERPVSAMEIGEAVEATASEVTTSVQALVEEGCLRGEDGGYLLTPRGRSAAEAVLRKHRVLECFLHEMLGMDENTASKEACILEHTVSDEAIDRLSSYMGNPRSRARGRGGLRRHGAPPADCPMDPIHNGHRPLLDFSEGATVKVAMIRCIGRNRRLIDLGILPGREITIRRKLHNNALVVGVMGADIALSPEIASIIFVERT
- the feoB gene encoding ferrous iron transport protein B; its protein translation is MRCALVGNPSVGKSLIFNQLTGLGVEVSNYPGTTVELMQGTLCYQRSSIEVVDLPGIYSLDGDSAEEELVRTYLMTDAPEVIVAVLDATRLERNLYLLLQVAEYGIPTVVVLNMIDEAAAQGIAIDRERLAELLGLPVIETAASQGQNIGEIIPAVLTATKTATLSVPYNPQVEAGIRSLEKLYGASRLRALQALQGIGDDAELLEGAQTIAEEIEARNHMAPHQIVAANRYLCARRIIEAVIGAQEPDHRFSLDRLLTRAFPGIPILALVLLSMLVTVFIAGSFLEELIVENFNLYIIEPFLALSLHPLAETLGHAALLAVVAGLGIAFPFVFIFYILLSIIEDTGYMTRAAFLADRSMHHLGLHGGALIPMVMAFGCNVPAVMATGQMRSGRERTIAAFLITMVPCSARTVIIAGIVAAFVGIGAALSVYLIVLALILLTGYVIARYVPGGQYGMILEMAPLRRPDPVLVLRKSWERIKEFLFIAMPLLLVGSVVLGALDYFGYVEAFSRAVAPISEGLLGLPAYASTALLFGILRKEMAFETLAVLAGTTDLGSAMTAVQLYTFAVISVLFVPCISTIAVLLKQVGTKITLAVSAYTIMLGFLVGGIIHLITGMV
- a CDS encoding RAD55 family ATPase, which translates into the protein MDPFKTGIQAIDETTGGIPPASNLLLLAPPFAGADRLAYHLAQPGESDYTVVISADGDALDVEDSFDLSEEERRRLWIIDCITRTMEPTATDSDRVKYVASPVDLTGMGIKFTRILEEIKAEEAAGGTGGVPRVRFCVNSLSSFLIYSKLEAIYRFFHILSARVRRMNGFAVYLLNPTAVDEKTISTLEQLMNGVIEVSADDRGDGVRSLDLRTKGGVVVRDVRYHIAGNELVVEP
- a CDS encoding GTP-binding protein; protein product: MIRTGILAFDRMIGGGVPKGKGALFSLGLGVEGQQFLFSALKSARRQERRCLVVVPHATRDAFLAGFAGTPYRVEAGTGIEFFDASVFEEIDAGRAATPESEAGIWEERVDTVLEEHAIDAVFLYSNRLCDALGTCRALRLFVDLCAARGVTLFVEYLNLYDDRHLEEIRATVPFDLVVTAGEGFGNHMFLNYFRVEQVSWMDIPSRPLPFVVHEDGRLVPQIPKIVVTGPMDAGKTTFIRTVSKMWVSSDHEGLSGTPTTVAMDFGNPAVTCSGFEINLFGTPGQEHFGPIIRHLLTNATGVVFMVDGSSARGLDGAQGMLAHVLALDVPFVVGVNRKDRPGEIGEEVVRERIGIPEGVPVISFSARKRDEATAVVDALVGLIVHGQSTE
- the dph5 gene encoding diphthine synthase, which translates into the protein MLTFIGLGLFDENDVSVKGLERIRRADHVFLECYTSVLTGTTIERMEEFFGKEVKTLGRDDVEGHPEDFLGLAKDSDVAFLTAGDPMVSTTHIDLRIRAAGMGVRTEIIHGASIVSAVCGLTGLQNYRFGKSCSLPFPYGKWAPKTPIEVIEHNMAENLHTLVYLDIQPDRYMRVPEAVALLEEMAAERGLSVPVYVGVARAGSAEPMVAAGTAGDLATVDFGGPLHILVVPADLHHMEREYLETFAGL
- a CDS encoding DUF357 domain-containing protein, which encodes MTLPLRDALAADLSAVAPAPPEGSALAGVCACVLRMVSSYLSDGTVFADGGDLVNAHASFAYAYGWLDAGAFLGLYHGRTVPGDYDLSASTGPDLRAHLEEKTARYERLLAEATASVSPAPDPETPMYRAACRIADEGRAALVRGQECAADLQLEEALGWYSYGYGWLDAGVQAGVFGIVGRRDIFTV
- a CDS encoding flippase-like domain-containing protein, whose protein sequence is MKRSQWKWLAVSLGFSSIVLILVLYFTFDERTLTYLSRLNPWYLALALVAHIAALGIWALRMKLLSRSLGYRVGLFGCLNAVFANLLIAGITPSQAGGEPVRVHELYRSGVKLGDATAVVIMERILDAVVLVAISIVSMVLLGQQWQSIGSGQAGLIYASWVLIAAFVLLLLYLFRNPHVLKEWLKRISLWLDKRKRKRNAEKLAAFLGKIDSEVDNFHGSLGMFVSRGKFGLFLGMVCTALFWIIEFVIASVILMGLGEQPYFVESFIAQILIALLMMIPLTPGGSGIAEVSATSIYGIFVDSAIVGVFVLLWRMIFYYFNIFVGLVASIGILKREVKRL